A region of the Mycoavidus sp. HKI genome:
TAAGGGGGCCAGCGCAGATGGGTTAAATAGTCGATGTTAGTGAAGGTTTTCATGGGGCTTCTCGGAGTGAGTACTGTTAGCCAAACACCAGGGTGAGTGTGTTCGCGTCACCTGAACAGCGGATCTGAGAGGGGTCGGGTTGGCCGCCAGGCGCTTTAACTTCGCTGGCATTGATCGTGAGTCGTGCAGCGCTGCGCGCCAGGATCGTGGCAAGCGGTAAACAGGCTATATCGGGTAGGTTAGTGATTTGGTATTGAACGGCGTCGCTGGCTGTGTTGATTTGGCCAGGGGTCACAATCAGTACGCCATTGCCTGGTGAGACGGTTACCGTGCCGTGATTATCTTTGAGTGACGGCATAGAGCGGAAAAAACCGCCTTGATGCAAGGCGGTATTGCTAATTGCCCCGTAATTGCCGGAATACGCGGTACGTACTGTACCAATTAGAGTGTTGAGATCCATCGCCAGTGTGTTGGCGTGTGTGACATGGCTATTGGTGGAAAAATAAACCAGTGTGCCGACTAGCCCAAAGGAGACCAGCAAGAGCATTAAGCCATATTCAGCCATGACAGAGCCGCGCTGACGGCGATCTTTAGGGGTGTGAGCATTGTGCACAGTGCTTACCAATGTGCTGGATTGTTGTAGCGGATTTTTCTTCATCGTGGTCTGCCAAATCGGGTGAGTGAAATAAGGGGGTAGATTTTGCTGCTAACCAGAAGCCAATCTGCGGCCGCCTAGGGGCTCAGGATGATGTTTTGCATGGCGGCAGATGCTTGGAATTCGTTAATCATCCCAAGTAGTCCAAAATACAGGCCCATCATGATCGCTACGGTTGAGAATGAGAGGCTATAGCGGATCAGCGTAGCGGTTCGTTGAATCCGGTTTGGTGTTTCGCGCAGAATATATTGGGCGACGCTTAGGAGCGCGCTATCAAGTTTCTGGTATTCGCTAATGTCTTGCAGGCGATACTGGAATTCCCGCTGAAGAATGCCGGTGGCAAATGCTTCTCCGCCCGCATTGGGCATTTCTTCAAAATTGAGCAAAATCCGCTCAATGTGCGCAGCAAGCCAAGGGGACGCGTGGGGTTTAATGCGTAACAAGGCTTCGTGGATGCTGATTGCACGTGCGCCAATTTTCTGGGTGATGGAAGCGATTGTCGCTAGGAAAAGCGCACCGGCAAAATCTCGGTGCACGCTGTAAAAGATGACGTGTTGGTCAAGCCATGCTCGCCAATGCCCGGTATAGTTTTTGATTGACCAAGAGCCCCATATCAAGGCGGCCATGAGTAGGGCCAGCCAACATGGGCCAACCATGCGGATTGCGGTGGCAAATATATGATAGGTTTGCGCAATGGGTCCATAAAGGTTGCTATCGAGGTTCATCGCAGATTCGATTTTTGGCACGATCCAATAGCCAATTAGGCCTAAAAAAATATGCAAAATGGCTAGGCCGACGAGCGCGCTGGCATTGATTAAAAGGAATAAATGCTTGGTGGTTTCAAGGGCATCGATATTGGTCGCTAAGGTGCGTAGCCCTATTTTAAGATCACCTGATTCTTCAGCAACGGCAAGCACGGTAACCTCTTCGGGAGGAAGCGTATGGGTGACGGCTCGCGAGAAGCGGGCCGTTTCTTCGAAGCGCATGAGCCAGTGAGCGCAAACAATGCCGACAGGTTCGCCTGGGTAACGTAGGGCATATTTTTGTAAAAATATGGCAAGTGTTTGCCCTGGCTGTGCTTCGATTTGACTCGCAAGATCAATATAGAATTCAGCGCGTTTTTGGTAGAAGCGCCGCTGGGCCCAGCGCAAGCGCCGCTTGAAACTGGGCCTGTATCTGCTACTCATGACTTGCCATAGTTGCTGCAGTTTGGTCAGGGGTGGCGAATGCATCGCGTGCTCCTATGCAGCTTTAACTGTTGTTCATAGTGTAGAAATGAGCCGAATTTTGCTTCGATATCAAGTAAATCGATCTCACCTTGCAAGGCTTTATAAAGAGCAATTTCCAGGACAGATTTACCGCTAGTCGACGCCGCGTCGAGCGGGGCTTTATGCAAGTTGTAAAGATATTGGTGCAGTTCTAGATTTTTATGGGCGCGGATTAATTGGAGCATCGATCGGTCTAACTCGAACATTTCAGCGACCACCGTTCGATGATGTAAGCCATTTAACTCAGGTAGCCCTGCGCGCTGGCAGTGCCCACAGCCATTTGGGTTACGGCAAAAAAGACCAGGCATTTGAGGGTGATCGAAGCGTTCGATTTTAAAGCAGCGGACAATGCGTGCAAGATAGGCAGTCAGCCCTTCGGCTAGGGTAAACAGGTCTGAGTCTGGAAACAGGTCGGCGAGCTGGGCCAAGTGATGCGTTCGAGCGTTTGCGGGACGCATCAGTTCAGCCAGAGGTATTTTGCAATGCTGGCAGAGTGTGGGCAGCAGGGTTTGGTAGATCAGTAGATTGAGAAAGCCAGGTGTCGCGAGTACTTCGCGTGGGATGCCGAGCTCGTGATCGGAGAGACGATCTACA
Encoded here:
- a CDS encoding type 4 pilus major pilin yields the protein MKKNPLQQSSTLVSTVHNAHTPKDRRQRGSVMAEYGLMLLLVSFGLVGTLVYFSTNSHVTHANTLAMDLNTLIGTVRTAYSGNYGAISNTALHQGGFFRSMPSLKDNHGTVTVSPGNGVLIVTPGQINTASDAVQYQITNLPDIACLPLATILARSAARLTINASEVKAPGGQPDPSQIRCSGDANTLTLVFG